The following proteins are co-located in the Engraulis encrasicolus isolate BLACKSEA-1 chromosome 2, IST_EnEncr_1.0, whole genome shotgun sequence genome:
- the rps2 gene encoding 40S ribosomal protein S2 isoform X1: MIELSREFWPYKSHRNLRNAFFFLPTENHQMADDAGGSRGGFRGGFGTGGRGRGRGRGRGRGRGRGARGGKSEDKEWVPVTKLGRLVKDMKIKSLEEIYLYSLPIKESEIIDFFLGSALKDEVLKIMPVQKQTRAGQRTRFKAFVAIGDYNGHVGLGVKCSKEVATAIRGAIILAKLSIVPVRRGYWGNKIGKPHTVPCKVTGRCGSVLVRLIPAPRGTGIVSAPVPKKLLMMAGIDDCYTSARGCTATLGNFAKATFDAISKTYSYLTPDLWKETVFTKSPYQEFTDHLAKTHSRVAVQKALQAAT; this comes from the exons ATGATTGAACTATCGCGAGAATTCTGGCCCTATAAATCCCACCGGAACCTACGCAATGCCTTCTTTTTCCTGCCTACAGAAAATCAC CAAATGGCGGACGACGCCGGTGGTAGTAGAGGAGGCTTTCGCGGAGGTTTCGGCACTGGGGGCCGGGGTCGCGGCCGTGGACGCGGCAGAGGCCGCGGACGTGGTCGTGGTGCCAGGGGTGGCAAGTCCGAGGACAAGGAG TGGGTGCCCGTCACCAAGCTGGGTCGCCTTGTCAAGGACATGAAGATCAAGTCCCTGGAGGAGATCTACCTGTACTCCCTCCCCATCAAAGAGTCTGAGATCATCGACTTCTTCCTGGGGTCTGCTCTGAAGGATGAGGTCCTCAAGATCATGCCTGTGCAGAAGCAGACCAGGGCCGGACAGCGCACGAGGTTCAAG GCCTTCGTCGCCATTGGTGACTACAACGGCCATGTGGGTCTGGGAGTGAAGTGCTCCAAAGAGGTGGCCACTGCCATCCGCGGTGCCATCATCCTGGCCAAGCTGTCCATCGTCCCCGTGAGGAGAGGCTATTGGGGTAACAAGATCGGAAAGCCCCACACCGTGCCCTGCAAG GTAACTGGCCGCTGTGGCTCAGTCCTTGTGCGTCTGATTCCCGCCCCCCGTGGTACTGGTATTGTGTCGGCTCCTGTTCCCAAGAAGCTGCTCATGATGGCCGGTATCGACGATTGCTACACTTCCGCCAGAGGCTGCACTGCCACCCTGGGCAACTTTG cCAAGGCCACATTCGACGCCATTTCCAAGACGTACAGCTATCTGACTCCTGATCTCTGGAAGGAGACTGTCTTCACAAAGTCTCCCTACCAG GAATTCACGGATCATCTGGCAAAGACCCACTCCAGGGTTGCAGTTCAGAAGGCTCTCCAGGCAGCAACTTAA
- the rps2 gene encoding 40S ribosomal protein S2 isoform X2 yields the protein MADDAGGSRGGFRGGFGTGGRGRGRGRGRGRGRGRGARGGKSEDKEWVPVTKLGRLVKDMKIKSLEEIYLYSLPIKESEIIDFFLGSALKDEVLKIMPVQKQTRAGQRTRFKAFVAIGDYNGHVGLGVKCSKEVATAIRGAIILAKLSIVPVRRGYWGNKIGKPHTVPCKVTGRCGSVLVRLIPAPRGTGIVSAPVPKKLLMMAGIDDCYTSARGCTATLGNFAKATFDAISKTYSYLTPDLWKETVFTKSPYQEFTDHLAKTHSRVAVQKALQAAT from the exons ATGGCGGACGACGCCGGTGGTAGTAGAGGAGGCTTTCGCGGAGGTTTCGGCACTGGGGGCCGGGGTCGCGGCCGTGGACGCGGCAGAGGCCGCGGACGTGGTCGTGGTGCCAGGGGTGGCAAGTCCGAGGACAAGGAG TGGGTGCCCGTCACCAAGCTGGGTCGCCTTGTCAAGGACATGAAGATCAAGTCCCTGGAGGAGATCTACCTGTACTCCCTCCCCATCAAAGAGTCTGAGATCATCGACTTCTTCCTGGGGTCTGCTCTGAAGGATGAGGTCCTCAAGATCATGCCTGTGCAGAAGCAGACCAGGGCCGGACAGCGCACGAGGTTCAAG GCCTTCGTCGCCATTGGTGACTACAACGGCCATGTGGGTCTGGGAGTGAAGTGCTCCAAAGAGGTGGCCACTGCCATCCGCGGTGCCATCATCCTGGCCAAGCTGTCCATCGTCCCCGTGAGGAGAGGCTATTGGGGTAACAAGATCGGAAAGCCCCACACCGTGCCCTGCAAG GTAACTGGCCGCTGTGGCTCAGTCCTTGTGCGTCTGATTCCCGCCCCCCGTGGTACTGGTATTGTGTCGGCTCCTGTTCCCAAGAAGCTGCTCATGATGGCCGGTATCGACGATTGCTACACTTCCGCCAGAGGCTGCACTGCCACCCTGGGCAACTTTG cCAAGGCCACATTCGACGCCATTTCCAAGACGTACAGCTATCTGACTCCTGATCTCTGGAAGGAGACTGTCTTCACAAAGTCTCCCTACCAG GAATTCACGGATCATCTGGCAAAGACCCACTCCAGGGTTGCAGTTCAGAAGGCTCTCCAGGCAGCAACTTAA
- the ndufb10 gene encoding NADH dehydrogenase [ubiquinone] 1 beta subcomplex subunit 10 has product MKDHEPGAYPEPPKQTPVVEKETALPNPALIGTKLFYYSVDLPVTKFREIIDSIRGRNKYYYYHQNFRRVPDLTECVEGDYLCYYEAEMQWRRDFKVDQEIVKIMQDRLRACQTREGPSYLQNCNEELKKFDQVAKAFDARYGDLGANANSRRCLMKQKQRMMEKPQMA; this is encoded by the exons ATGAAGGACCACGAGCCAGGGGCATATCCCGAGCCCCCTAAACAGACACCGGTTGTCGAGAAGGAGACAGCCCTTCCCAATCCAGCTTTGATCGGCACCAAGTTGTTCTACTATTCTGTGGACCTTCCTGTCACCAAGTTTAGAG AAATCATAGACAGCATCAGGGGTCGGAATAAGTACTACTATTATCACCAGAACTTCCGCCGTGTACCTGACCTGACAGAATGCGTGGAGGGTGACTACCTTTGCTACTATGAGGCCGAGATGCAATGGAGAAGAGATTT TAAAGTTGACCAGGAGATAGTGAAAATAATGCAAGATCGCCTCCGTGCATGCCAGACGCGGGAGGGCCCCAGCTATCTGCAGAATTGCAACGAAGAACTGAAGAAGTTCGACCAGGTCGCCAAGGCATTCGATGCTCGTT ATGGCGACTTGGGAGCCAATGCCAACAGCCGCAGGTGTCTGATGAAGCAGAAGCAGAGGATGATGGAAAAGCCTCAGATGGCTTGA